In bacterium, a genomic segment contains:
- a CDS encoding sugar phosphate isomerase/epimerase yields the protein MDKEIFKFGVSAWWWNNDLLDSIPLVAKYGIKNIEIGKRVLPHCYYTDNGYMTSLKTRLKEHGVKITHIHATGYENKIDISSIDNVQRKDAINHLKSWVDIFLDFDRPMLTFHLSTPFPIAENRDRRFENCKKSLETIITYCEAKDIKVAIETMPPRTENRTYLGDTIEEIRELLDTFDSDCFGVLVDIGHTNMCGYTKEIMNSCNDRVFALHVHDNDGQKDSHLMPGEGNINWEEVIKTLQDIGYDGVFMLEVSVEKYADIKEFLQASVIVREKWL from the coding sequence ATGGATAAAGAAATATTTAAATTTGGTGTCTCTGCATGGTGGTGGAACAATGACCTTCTAGATAGCATTCCACTAGTCGCTAAATATGGGATAAAAAATATAGAGATAGGAAAAAGGGTGCTGCCACATTGCTACTACACAGATAATGGATACATGACTAGTTTAAAAACAAGACTAAAAGAGCATGGTGTAAAAATAACACATATACATGCGACAGGATATGAAAACAAAATAGATATTTCATCTATAGATAATGTGCAAAGAAAGGATGCCATTAATCATTTAAAAAGCTGGGTTGACATTTTTTTGGATTTTGATAGGCCAATGCTTACCTTTCATCTATCTACTCCCTTTCCTATCGCAGAAAACAGAGATAGACGGTTTGAGAACTGCAAAAAGAGTCTGGAAACTATTATAACGTACTGCGAGGCAAAAGATATTAAAGTTGCTATTGAGACAATGCCTCCACGTACTGAAAACAGAACATATCTGGGAGATACTATAGAAGAAATCCGTGAGTTATTAGATACATTTGACTCTGACTGTTTCGGTGTACTCGTAGATATCGGGCATACAAATATGTGTGGATATACAAAAGAAATAATGAACTCTTGCAATGACAGAGTATTTGCTTTACATGTACACGACAATGATGGTCAAAAAGATTCTCATTTAATGCCTGGAGAGGGAAATATTAACTGGGAGGAGGTGATAAAAACATTACAGGATATAGGATATGATGGGGTTTTTATGTTAGAGGTATCAGTAGAAAAATACGCTGATATTAAAGAATTTTTACAGGCATCAGTCATAGTGCGGGAGAAATGGTTATAA
- a CDS encoding FAD-dependent oxidoreductase, which translates to MLNTDVVVIGGGPAGCAAAIAAARNGIKVVLVERYAIVGGMATVGGVQLFLQYNDNKGNLVIGGIPLEIVNRMRQVGGLLGDFRKDVGLSFDKEMLQTVLLKLLNETEVIKKFQSVFCKAIVKESTIDTIIVWNKSGFQAIKGKIFIDATGDADVAFLSGVPCRKGWSQNRKLLQAGTLCFRMGNVNFDEYKAVSWEKFQQLYKEALARGEFPVQNAENLRFQSGVSKLPIKGQVFINISRVRVDGIDNDSLTQSYLLARNQNLFIANFYRKYVPGFRNSYIIDMAVNLGIRETRRIRGEYTLTKDDFLKARHFKDAIARCAYPIDIHNPQGQGIEYHFLKKGTYYTIPYRSLIPQKVENLIVAGRCISGTYEAMGSYRVMPVCMAMGQAAGTAASLCIKNHLIPLKLDVNLLRDNLMKDKALV; encoded by the coding sequence GTGTTAAACACAGACGTCGTGGTAATAGGTGGTGGCCCAGCCGGGTGCGCAGCAGCTATAGCTGCTGCCAGGAATGGGATTAAAGTAGTTTTGGTTGAACGATATGCAATTGTTGGTGGAATGGCAACAGTTGGTGGTGTTCAACTTTTTCTTCAATACAACGATAACAAAGGCAATCTTGTTATAGGTGGGATTCCTTTAGAAATTGTTAATCGCATGAGACAAGTTGGAGGTTTGTTGGGTGATTTTAGAAAGGATGTAGGTCTTTCCTTTGACAAAGAAATGTTACAAACTGTTCTTCTTAAATTACTGAATGAAACAGAAGTTATCAAAAAGTTCCAATCGGTCTTTTGTAAGGCAATAGTAAAAGAATCAACTATAGACACTATAATAGTTTGGAACAAATCAGGCTTTCAGGCTATTAAGGGAAAAATATTCATAGATGCTACAGGTGATGCAGATGTTGCTTTTTTAAGTGGTGTTCCATGCCGAAAGGGTTGGTCCCAAAATAGAAAATTGTTACAGGCGGGAACGCTTTGTTTTAGGATGGGCAATGTAAACTTTGATGAATACAAAGCTGTCTCATGGGAAAAATTTCAACAGTTATATAAAGAAGCTCTGGCAAGAGGAGAATTTCCTGTTCAAAATGCTGAAAACTTAAGATTTCAATCTGGTGTCTCCAAACTTCCTATTAAAGGACAAGTATTTATAAATATTTCAAGAGTCCGTGTGGATGGTATAGATAACGATTCTTTAACTCAATCCTATTTGTTGGCCAGAAATCAAAACCTATTTATAGCCAATTTTTATCGCAAATATGTACCTGGTTTTAGGAATAGCTATATTATAGATATGGCTGTAAATCTGGGGATAAGAGAGACACGCAGAATCAGAGGAGAGTACACGTTAACTAAGGATGATTTTTTGAAAGCTAGACATTTCAAGGATGCTATAGCTAGATGTGCATATCCCATAGACATTCATAATCCTCAAGGGCAAGGGATTGAATACCATTTTTTGAAAAAGGGCACCTATTATACAATACCTTATCGTTCTCTTATACCTCAAAAAGTAGAAAATCTCATTGTAGCTGGTAGATGTATTTCAGGCACATATGAAGCTATGGGTTCATATAGAGTTATGCCAGTATGTATGGCAATGGGGCAGGCAGCAGGTACAGCAGCTAGTCTATGTATAAAAAACCACCTAATACCTTTAAAACTTGATGTTAACTTACTCCGGGATAACCTTATGAAAGATAAAGCACTAGTGTAA
- a CDS encoding prepilin-type N-terminal cleavage/methylation domain-containing protein — MMKWVRDKFGCVGFTLLELLVVIAVIGLLASMLLPALSKAREMARRAKCISNLRQVHQMLIMYASDWDDYVPMAWSGATWYRCLEPYGVKVDLKNVPSLLFCQSNKDLGAFGTYNVNYAYNAYLGNADCSPNQNQQFRLGRISIPSDKVAVSDGGFEAAGAARYRMANSSQVSYVHNNGANFLFFDGHVDWYTQEDTESSWWVIP; from the coding sequence ATGATGAAATGGGTGAGGGATAAGTTTGGATGTGTCGGATTTACGCTTTTAGAACTCCTGGTCGTGATTGCAGTTATCGGCTTGCTTGCCAGTATGCTGCTCCCGGCACTTAGCAAGGCAAGAGAGATGGCAAGACGTGCAAAATGCATCAGTAATCTAAGACAAGTTCATCAGATGCTCATAATGTACGCATCAGACTGGGATGACTATGTACCAATGGCTTGGTCTGGTGCAACCTGGTATAGATGCTTAGAGCCGTACGGAGTGAAGGTAGACCTAAAGAATGTACCATCATTGTTATTTTGTCAAAGCAATAAGGACCTTGGAGCTTTCGGAACATACAATGTCAATTATGCCTACAATGCCTATCTCGGTAATGCAGATTGTTCGCCCAATCAAAATCAGCAGTTTAGGTTAGGCCGGATTAGTATTCCCAGCGATAAAGTTGCAGTGAGTGATGGAGGATTTGAGGCTGCAGGAGCTGCACGCTATCGAATGGCCAATAGTAGTCAGGTTAGTTATGTTCATAACAATGGAGCAAATTTCCTTTTCTTCGACGGTCACGTTGATTGGTACACTCAGGAAGATACGGAGAGTAGCTGGTGGGTTATTCCATAA